In Labrys monachus, the genomic stretch AAGCGAGCGTCCGTTCGCTGGTCGAGGAGGGGGCGGCATGGCTGGGCGGGCTCGACGTGCTCGTCCAGAATGCCGGCGTGCAATATTCCGGCGCCATCGCCGATTTCGAGACGGCGCATTGGGATTTGCTCTTCACCGTCAATGTCCGGGCGCATTTCTTCGGCGCGAAATATGCGATCCCGCATCTGCGGAGGGCCGGAGGGGGATCGATCATCAACACCTCCTCGCTCGCCGGCAAGCGCGGAGGGCCGGGGCTCGCCGCCTATTCGGCCTCGAAGGGCGCGGTGATCGCCTTCACCACGGCGCTGGCGCTCGAACTCGCGTCCGACAACATCCGCGTCAACGCGATCTGTCCCGGCTGGGTCAACACCGCCTTCAACCGGCCCGCCATCGACTTCATGGGCGGGGCCTCGGCACAGGAGGCCAAGGTCGCCTCCTTCGTGCCGCTCGGCCGGCAGGCCCGCTCGGAGGAGATCGCGCCGATGTTCGTCTATCTCGCCTCCGACGAATCCACCTACATGACGGCCCAAGCCATCGGCATCGATGGCGGCGCCTACAATTCCTAGGGGGCGCGGCCATGCAGGCGGGCAAAGACCGGTGGCCGCGATGCTGACCGCGGCGACGGCGAGCGGGGCACGGGCGGCGTCCCCCATCCTGGTGATGGAGGGCATTTCGAAGGCCTATGGCGCGACCATCGCCGTGCGCCGCGTGTCGCTCGACATCGAGGCCGGCGAGGTCCACGGCATTCTCGGCGAGAACGGCGCCGGCAAATCGACCATCGTCAAGGTCCTCAGCGGCATCGTCACCCCCGACAGCGGGCGCATCGCCCTTGGCGGCGCCCCCTTCGCGCCGGGCAGCCCGATGGCGGCGCGGGCAGCCGGCGTGTCGACGGCGTTCCAGGAACTCAGCCTGCTGCCCAACCTCACCGTCGCCCAGAACCTCCTGCTGCCCCTGCAGCTCAAGGGACCGCTCGGCTTCGTCTCGGCACGCCGCACACGCGATCGCGCCGCGGCGATGCTCGGCGAATACGGGCTCGGCCATATCCATCCCGACCTGCCGGTGCGCTCGCTGTCGCTGGCGGAAAAGCAGCGCGTCGAGATCATGCGCGCCGTCAGCCGCAGTCCCAAGCTGCTGGTGCTCGACGAGCCGACGGCCGCCTTGGCCGATCCCGGCTGGCTGTTCGCTATCCTCGAAAGGCTGACGGCGACGGGCACCGGCGTGCTCTACATCTCCCATCGCCTGTCGGAGATCCGGCGGCTGTGCCGACGGGGCACCATCCTGCGCAACGGCGAAAGCATCGAGACCGTCCCGCTGGAGGGCGTCGGCGACGACCGCATCTTCGAGATGATGGTGGGCGCCGCCGCGGGCGCCCGGACAACGGCGCATGCGGCGCCCGCCGGCCGCGGCGGACCGGTCGCCCTTGCGGTCCGCAACCTTGCGGGCGGCAATGTCCGGGACATCAGCCTGGACGTGCGCAGCGGCGAGATCGTCGGCGTCGCCGCTCTGGAAGGGCAGGGCCAGCGCGATCTCTTCCGCATGCTCGCCGGCCTGACTCCGGTGCGCGGCGGCGAGATCGCCATCGACGGCAAACCCGCCGTCATCGCGTCCCCGGCCGCCGCGGCGCGGGCCGGCATCGGCTTCGTGCCCGAGGAGCGCAAGACGGAGGGCGTCTTCCTCGGCCTGAGCACCGACACCAATATCTCGCTCTCCCTGCTCGGCCGGCTCAGTCGCTTCGGCATCCTCGACCGGGCCGGCGAGCGCGCCGCGGTGCGGCGGGAAGCGCGGCGCGTCGACCTCGCCGAGCGCTATCTGCGCCTCAAGATCGGCGAACTGTCCGGGGGCAACCAGCAGAAGGCCCTGATCGGGCGCGTGCTGGCCTCGGGCGCGCGCCATCTCGTGCTGTTCGATCCGACCCGCGGCGTCGATGTCGGCACCAAGGCGGTCATCTACGGCGTGATCCGCGATTTCGTCGGTCATGGCGGATCGGTGCTCGTCTATTCGACCGAGCTCTCCGAACTCGTGCACCTCGTCGACCGATGCATCGTCGTCTATCGCGGCAGGGTGGCGGGAGAGGTGCCGAAAGAAGCGCTTTCCGAGCCGCGCCTGGTCGCCCTCGCTGCCGGACAGGAGGCACGGGCATGAGCGTCGAAGCCGTCAACCCGAGGGCCGGGGCGATGCTCAGGCCCGAGCCCTGGTACCGCCGCATGCTCGGCGACGGCACCACGGTGATCGTCGCCATCCTCGTCGTGCTCCTCGTGGTGTTCGCTGCAACCCAGAGCGATGCGCTGACGCAGTCGGTGCTGACCGACATCCTCAACAACAGCCTGCCGCTCGCGCTCGCGGCGGCGGGCGGCACGCTCGTCGTGCTGACGCGCGGCTTCGACCTGTCGGTGGCCGGCGTGGTGTCGCTCACCAATGTCCTGGTCGCCGTCCATGCGGGTGACGGCCCGCTGGGGGCGTTGCAGGGCCTCGCGGTCGCGGTGGCGGTCGGCGCGCTGGTCGGCGCCGTCAACGGCGTGCTCGTCGCCTATTGGAACCTGCAGTCGATCGCCCTGACGCTGGCCTCGATGATCGTGTGTTCCGGCGCCGCGCTGCTGGTGCTCGATGCGCCCGGCGGAAACGTGTCCGATTTCATGGTCTACGACCTCACCGACCGCATCGCCGGTACCGTTCCGGTGGCGCTGGCGGTCGGCGTCGGCGTCTATGCGGTCTGGTTCCTGCTGCGCCGGACCGACTGGGGCATCCGGCTCTATGCCGTCGGCGCCGACGAGACCGCGGCCGTGCTGGCGGGCATTCCCGTCAGGCGTACCAAGGTGATCGCCTATGTCCTCGCCGGAATCTGCTACGGGCTGGCCGGCTTCATGCTGACCGCGCTGACCGCGACCGGCACGCCGAATGTCGGCGATCCCTATCTGCTGCTCGTCTTCGCCGCCATCGCACTCGGAGGCACTTCCTTCGCCGGCGGGCGCGGGGGCGTCGCCGGTTCGATGCTCGGCGCGCTCACGCTCACGCTGCTCCAGAAGGTGCTGTTCTCCACGGGCGTGTCGTCCTTCTACACCGGCATCTTCCAGGGTGCCGTGATGGTGCTCGCCGTGGTGATCGCCGCGATCTCCGCCCGCTTCTCGTCGCAGGGGGAGGCTCGCTCATGAGCGCCGAAACCCGGCCGGGCACCCCCGTGCGGCCCGCGGACACGCGCGGCAGCGCATCGGGCCGCGGCCTGTCGCGCCTCGATCGCGACCTGCGCAACGCGCTGGTGCTGTTCGCGGTCTCCATCGTCCTGATCTTCGCCTCGCGCGGCCTGGGGCCGGGCTTCGGCAGCCTCGCGCAGATCAAGGCCATCCTCCTGATCTCGAGCTTCGTGATGGTGGTCGCCTTCGGCCAGCAGATGGTGGTCCTCATCGGCGGCCTCGATCTTTCCGTCGCCTCGATGATGACCCTCGGCGGCATCCTGGCCTTCAACTGGATCGGCGATTCGAGCGCCGCTTTGGTATGGGGCGTCCCGGCGATCCTGCTCGTCACCGCGGCGATCGGCGCCTGCAGCGGCATCGGCATCAGCCTGCTCGGGGTGCCGCCCTTCATCATGACGCTGGCGATGGGCATCATGCTGTACGGCGCGACGCTCGGCTTCACGCAGGGCACGCCGACCGGCGCCGCCTCGCCCATGCTTTCGGCGCTGTTCGCACCGACCGCGATCGGCGTGCCGATGCTCTACCTCATGGTCCTCTTCACCCTGGCGGGCTGGTTCGTGCAGACGCGCACCGCCTTCGGCCGCAGGCTCTATGCGCTCGGCATCAATCCCACCGCCGCCTATGTGGCGGGCCTGCCGGTGCGCCGGCTGACGATCGCCACCTATGCGATCAGCGGGGCGAGCGCGGGGCTCGGCGGCATTCTCCTCGTCGGCTATGTCAGCGGCGTCACCCTGATGATGGGCCAGAGCTACCTGCTGCCTTCGGTGGCCGCGGTCGTCATCGGCGGCACTTCGATCGTCGGAGGGCGCGGCATCTATCCCGGCGCCGTCGCCGGCGCGATCCTGCTCACCACCCTTTCGACCATCGTCTCCTCCCTCGGCATTCCCGAGGGCTGGCGCACCATCATCTACGGCGCGGTGATCTTCGTCGCGCTCGTTCTGCTGCGCGACGATCTCCAGCACTTGCTCGGCCGGCGCCGCCGGAAGCCGGGGAAAGACTAGAAGTTCGGCATTCCGCCGAGGCAACAGCCTGAGAACAGGCATTTCTGACAGGGAAGAAAAATGAAGATGCGAGGAAACGGCAAGGGTCTCCTGTTCGCCGCGGCCCTGGCGGCATGCGCCGGCGCGGCCTTTCACGGCCCGGCCGAAGCCCAGGACAAGAAGTTCAAGATCTATCTGAGCATGAGCTACAGCGGCAACGGCTACCAGACCGAGACCTCGAATCTGATCAAGGCCCTGGCCGCGACGCCGCCCTACGACAAGATGGTCGAGCTCAAGACCGTGATCTCCGGCACCGACGTCCAGGCCCAGGCCTCGGCCTATGAGAGCATGATCTCGGCCGGCGCCGATGCCATCATCACCTTCCCGATCTCGGCGACCGGCCTCAACCGGGCGATCCACCACGCCTGCGAGAAGCACGTCCTCGTCTATACCTACAGCGCGACCGTGACCGAGCCCTGCGCCCGCACCGTGAGCTACATCACCGCCGGCTTCGCCCAGAATACGGCCCAGTGGCTGGTCAATACGCTGAACGGCAAGGGCAAGGTGTTCATCGACCGCGGCGTGCCCGGCAATTCCGTCGACAAGATGAACTATGACGGTGCGATGAGCGTCTTCAAGAAATATCCGGGCATCCAGATCATCGCCGAATATTACGGCATGTGGAGCAGCCAGGCGACGCAGCAGGAGACCGCCAAGGCGCTCGCCGCCCATCCGGACGTCGACGCCGTCTTCGGCGAGAATGGCGAGGACGGCATCGTCAAGGCCATGCTCGCAGCGGGCATGCAGAAGCTCGTTCCGGTGACCGGCGAGAACACCAACGGCTTCCGCCTCGCGCTCGCCAATCCCG encodes the following:
- a CDS encoding SDR family NAD(P)-dependent oxidoreductase → MSARLTGKRIIITGAVGNIGKEAVRSFVAEGARVVIGDRDAAAGEAVAREFGDGVRFIRTDVAEEASVRSLVEEGAAWLGGLDVLVQNAGVQYSGAIADFETAHWDLLFTVNVRAHFFGAKYAIPHLRRAGGGSIINTSSLAGKRGGPGLAAYSASKGAVIAFTTALALELASDNIRVNAICPGWVNTAFNRPAIDFMGGASAQEAKVASFVPLGRQARSEEIAPMFVYLASDESTYMTAQAIGIDGGAYNS
- a CDS encoding sugar ABC transporter ATP-binding protein → MLTAATASGARAASPILVMEGISKAYGATIAVRRVSLDIEAGEVHGILGENGAGKSTIVKVLSGIVTPDSGRIALGGAPFAPGSPMAARAAGVSTAFQELSLLPNLTVAQNLLLPLQLKGPLGFVSARRTRDRAAAMLGEYGLGHIHPDLPVRSLSLAEKQRVEIMRAVSRSPKLLVLDEPTAALADPGWLFAILERLTATGTGVLYISHRLSEIRRLCRRGTILRNGESIETVPLEGVGDDRIFEMMVGAAAGARTTAHAAPAGRGGPVALAVRNLAGGNVRDISLDVRSGEIVGVAALEGQGQRDLFRMLAGLTPVRGGEIAIDGKPAVIASPAAAARAGIGFVPEERKTEGVFLGLSTDTNISLSLLGRLSRFGILDRAGERAAVRREARRVDLAERYLRLKIGELSGGNQQKALIGRVLASGARHLVLFDPTRGVDVGTKAVIYGVIRDFVGHGGSVLVYSTELSELVHLVDRCIVVYRGRVAGEVPKEALSEPRLVALAAGQEARA
- a CDS encoding ABC transporter permease, with translation MSVEAVNPRAGAMLRPEPWYRRMLGDGTTVIVAILVVLLVVFAATQSDALTQSVLTDILNNSLPLALAAAGGTLVVLTRGFDLSVAGVVSLTNVLVAVHAGDGPLGALQGLAVAVAVGALVGAVNGVLVAYWNLQSIALTLASMIVCSGAALLVLDAPGGNVSDFMVYDLTDRIAGTVPVALAVGVGVYAVWFLLRRTDWGIRLYAVGADETAAVLAGIPVRRTKVIAYVLAGICYGLAGFMLTALTATGTPNVGDPYLLLVFAAIALGGTSFAGGRGGVAGSMLGALTLTLLQKVLFSTGVSSFYTGIFQGAVMVLAVVIAAISARFSSQGEARS
- a CDS encoding ABC transporter permease → MSAETRPGTPVRPADTRGSASGRGLSRLDRDLRNALVLFAVSIVLIFASRGLGPGFGSLAQIKAILLISSFVMVVAFGQQMVVLIGGLDLSVASMMTLGGILAFNWIGDSSAALVWGVPAILLVTAAIGACSGIGISLLGVPPFIMTLAMGIMLYGATLGFTQGTPTGAASPMLSALFAPTAIGVPMLYLMVLFTLAGWFVQTRTAFGRRLYALGINPTAAYVAGLPVRRLTIATYAISGASAGLGGILLVGYVSGVTLMMGQSYLLPSVAAVVIGGTSIVGGRGIYPGAVAGAILLTTLSTIVSSLGIPEGWRTIIYGAVIFVALVLLRDDLQHLLGRRRRKPGKD
- a CDS encoding sugar ABC transporter substrate-binding protein; this encodes MKMRGNGKGLLFAAALAACAGAAFHGPAEAQDKKFKIYLSMSYSGNGYQTETSNLIKALAATPPYDKMVELKTVISGTDVQAQASAYESMISAGADAIITFPISATGLNRAIHHACEKHVLVYTYSATVTEPCARTVSYITAGFAQNTAQWLVNTLNGKGKVFIDRGVPGNSVDKMNYDGAMSVFKKYPGIQIIAEYYGMWSSQATQQETAKALAAHPDVDAVFGENGEDGIVKAMLAAGMQKLVPVTGENTNGFRLALANPDLRKRGLTGISSGDPINVSGYAFKLMMEELTGKRKVSVHNIEYPLPWVPADKVKVCAGDKFEDGCNAFPADKVPDSFNTEVFDPVLTPELSLTSALNGTPTPGATIQPLPGDIVRQAPDVPGINCGKCEAPADLFKLTKVQATVQP